In a genomic window of Flammeovirga agarivorans:
- a CDS encoding Ig-like domain-containing protein, with amino-acid sequence MKFKITSHSAIIIALLTLSLHITGYAQITNIGSGSYTTSYPGTDAAGRNSYPTGTPQLSGNAVDKPVPTNDWWSTLIQSDHASNLFNYPISMKTTNEGLVMSYISWGVFDDLLPIVVGVDGLSASQATVADHSDWTVTIDWNDGSHHLQATSGIGMPFVYFSKGDDDVATITINHGTVTVSDEMIMVQDAREGADFVIYAPTGSTWTQDGSTYSSSLNGQNYWSAVMLPQSTSDVATTAADFQKYAYVFPTNTTVAWDYDASASTLTTDFTVTTEVKEGDDTNMLLGLLPHQWANLSDASTTPGSIAYTTVRGELKMIEGNTFQVENTFRGILPTLPYVNNNSESFDVSALLSKVKSLENEGLSDWTDSYNEGQAMNRLIQNARIADLMGETEVRDNIITTIKTRLEDWLTAESGEVAFLFYYNTDWSAMLGYPAGHGQDSNLNDHHFHWGYFIHAAAFLEQYEPGWADQYGDMIDLLVRDASSPNRDDELFPFLRNFSPYAGHCWANGFASFPQGNDQESTSESMQFHSSLIHWGSVTGNDEIRDLGIYLYTTEQTAVEEYWFDMNERNFKDDQAYSLVSRVWSNSYDNGTFWTADIAASYNIELYPLHGGALYLGHNTAYVDKLWNEMTQNTDVLNNVENPNLWYDVMWGYLSFSDPSKALELYNDYPNRPLKFGVSDSHTYYWLHSMNALGQIDVSVTADHPMAVTFNNDGEKTYVAHNYGTSEITVTFSDGYELAVAAGQTVTNKDVEIESLLETSFEQAAVNGSIDLTLTVEEVTPTKVEFFDNGNLLGELTTAPFTFSATQLSAGEHRFYAKIHTDEAVDVSNIITVVAGLQVPFNNEINVIPGTIDAGNFDQFEGGLGQGITYFDVSAYNEGNYREDEYIDNVADEAEGATVGWTAGGEWMEYTVNVETAGVYDFTYRYASANGNGGGPFYLSIDDEKVSEDIEVATTGGWGTWASATVNNIELTQGQHILRVSFLGGEFNLGRMTFGRTGDLSYDVPVADAGEDQVVDISAGSFSLDGSNSSDPGNNSLTYAWTQVYGASVIEFEGETTSTPTLGNLVEGEYLVQLTVDNGEYSNSDVIKLIVTADGKIAPTVQLTAPKDGDMVFVNSSIMLAAEASDIDGDVSSVEFFVDNESVGSVTDPFELSWTPTEAKDYTIYAVATDNDAKTSTSKTFTITAQEAPSCSGTSDNGDYDFELSDASENPTLTFIPNQSGMGSPTCILFLSINGGGYGGYNATPNEPFQITAANGSEISFYYTYSHPEGGERNTSATPNTFVVGSCVSEPVDTTIPTIEIVTPNHGASYKEGTNISISVTAADTDGSVAQVEFFVGESSIGTDTEAPYSINWSVVKGKSVITAVVTDNDNKTATSKEIEVTGTSANSCYEAEMANGHFSYSFSGEAENPTLTFIPLIDGMGDNVLILFYKTGDGAYPGYNAKPNEPFQLNAPAGSEVSFYYTYSHPEGGERNTIEDIQTFTVGSCGDDDEGDEPTLKVAGVDKDKSYVIGQDITLTAEVLNGSTTVTSVEYFVNNNSVGSVSAAPYTLKWTSDVSGDVTFKATATFDDATTVTSEETTVSIGNITPFGDTAAQIPGTIESGHYDVFEFGNGQNITYFDLVAYNEGDYRKDEFVDVVYGEDEGPTIGWTGPGEWLRYTVEVTTSGIYSFSFRYASDNSESRGPFYIEVDGTNISGNISVDATGGWNTWQSKTVEGLSLTKGEHVMKVYFIDGGFNLGKMTFELTEEVSDNAPTVTLSTTDDQSSFEINSEVAFTATAEDEDGTVSKVDFYVNDELLATVTEAPYTFNWTGEAVGEYTVKAIATDNDDLTGTTQAVINIVDSSVGEEDNIAPTISVATSDEVTTYTLGATVSYTMDVADTDGSIEKVEVYVNDELVETITAAPFELDWTPDASGTYEVKVVVTDDQGATASASISIMIEEAEVTSLEDELVKVSYYPNPVSDILVLDLPEQDQNINIINIEGKLIRQLLHQGNHVEVDFQSLKSGIYFIQIQGEQQFSQIKVIKQ; translated from the coding sequence ATGAAATTTAAAATTACGTCTCATTCGGCTATAATAATAGCCTTATTGACTCTTTCTCTTCATATCACCGGATACGCACAAATAACCAACATTGGAAGTGGTAGTTATACTACTTCCTATCCAGGAACTGATGCAGCGGGGAGAAACAGCTACCCTACGGGCACACCTCAACTAAGCGGAAACGCAGTTGATAAACCCGTACCAACTAATGATTGGTGGTCCACTTTAATACAAAGTGATCACGCTTCTAACTTATTCAATTATCCAATTTCTATGAAAACCACCAACGAGGGTTTAGTGATGAGCTATATCTCTTGGGGTGTGTTTGATGATTTACTTCCAATCGTTGTAGGAGTTGACGGACTTTCAGCATCTCAGGCTACAGTTGCAGACCATAGTGATTGGACTGTAACTATAGACTGGAATGATGGTTCGCACCACCTACAAGCTACATCTGGTATAGGTATGCCCTTCGTCTATTTCTCAAAAGGCGATGATGATGTAGCAACAATTACTATCAACCACGGAACAGTAACTGTTTCTGATGAAATGATCATGGTACAAGATGCTAGAGAAGGTGCTGATTTTGTAATCTATGCGCCTACTGGTAGTACTTGGACTCAAGATGGCAGTACTTACTCATCATCTTTAAATGGTCAAAATTACTGGTCAGCAGTAATGCTACCACAGTCTACTTCTGACGTTGCTACTACTGCAGCTGATTTCCAAAAATATGCTTATGTATTCCCTACAAATACTACTGTAGCATGGGATTACGATGCTTCTGCTTCTACACTGACGACAGATTTTACTGTTACTACAGAAGTTAAAGAAGGCGATGATACAAATATGCTTTTAGGATTACTTCCACACCAATGGGCTAATCTTTCAGATGCATCAACAACGCCAGGTTCTATCGCTTACACTACAGTAAGAGGTGAATTAAAAATGATTGAAGGTAATACTTTCCAAGTTGAAAATACATTTAGAGGTATCCTTCCAACATTACCGTATGTCAACAACAACAGTGAATCTTTTGATGTATCAGCATTATTGTCAAAAGTGAAATCTTTAGAAAATGAAGGTTTATCAGACTGGACAGATTCTTACAATGAAGGACAAGCAATGAACCGTTTGATCCAAAATGCAAGAATAGCTGACTTAATGGGCGAAACTGAAGTAAGAGATAACATCATCACTACTATTAAGACAAGATTAGAAGATTGGTTAACTGCAGAAAGTGGTGAGGTAGCATTCTTATTCTACTACAACACAGACTGGAGTGCTATGTTGGGTTACCCTGCCGGCCATGGTCAAGATTCAAATTTAAATGACCACCACTTCCACTGGGGTTACTTTATCCATGCCGCAGCATTTTTAGAGCAATACGAGCCAGGATGGGCAGATCAATATGGTGATATGATCGACTTATTGGTTAGAGACGCTTCTTCTCCAAACAGAGACGACGAGTTATTTCCATTCCTAAGAAACTTTAGTCCATACGCAGGACACTGTTGGGCAAATGGTTTTGCTTCTTTCCCTCAAGGAAATGATCAAGAATCTACGTCAGAAAGTATGCAGTTCCACTCTTCATTAATTCACTGGGGATCGGTTACTGGCAACGATGAAATTAGAGATCTAGGAATCTATTTATATACAACAGAACAAACGGCTGTCGAAGAATATTGGTTCGATATGAACGAGCGTAACTTTAAAGATGATCAGGCTTATAGCTTAGTATCAAGAGTTTGGAGTAATAGCTACGACAATGGAACATTCTGGACAGCAGACATTGCAGCATCATATAATATTGAACTTTACCCTCTTCATGGAGGCGCACTGTATTTGGGACACAACACCGCTTATGTCGATAAATTATGGAATGAAATGACCCAGAATACTGATGTGCTAAATAATGTAGAGAACCCAAATCTATGGTACGATGTGATGTGGGGCTACTTATCTTTCTCTGATCCAAGTAAAGCATTAGAGTTATACAACGACTATCCAAACAGACCATTAAAATTTGGTGTATCTGATTCACACACCTACTATTGGTTACACAGTATGAATGCTCTTGGTCAGATTGATGTTTCTGTTACTGCAGACCATCCTATGGCTGTTACTTTTAACAATGATGGAGAAAAAACATACGTTGCTCACAACTATGGTACTTCAGAAATCACAGTAACTTTCTCTGATGGCTATGAACTAGCAGTAGCTGCTGGCCAAACAGTAACAAACAAAGATGTTGAAATTGAGAGTTTATTGGAAACTAGCTTCGAACAAGCTGCAGTCAATGGCTCAATCGATCTTACATTAACTGTTGAGGAAGTAACTCCTACGAAAGTTGAATTTTTCGACAATGGTAATCTTCTTGGTGAACTAACTACTGCTCCATTTACTTTTTCTGCTACTCAACTTTCAGCAGGTGAGCATCGTTTTTATGCAAAAATCCATACTGATGAAGCTGTAGATGTTTCTAACATCATTACAGTTGTTGCAGGTCTTCAAGTTCCTTTTAACAACGAAATCAATGTAATTCCAGGTACTATAGATGCTGGTAACTTTGACCAGTTCGAAGGTGGCCTTGGCCAAGGTATTACTTACTTTGATGTTTCTGCCTATAACGAAGGAAACTACAGAGAAGATGAGTATATCGATAATGTTGCAGACGAAGCGGAAGGAGCTACAGTTGGATGGACAGCTGGTGGCGAATGGATGGAATATACTGTAAATGTTGAAACTGCAGGTGTGTATGATTTCACTTACAGATATGCAAGTGCAAATGGAAATGGCGGTGGACCTTTCTACTTATCAATTGATGATGAAAAAGTTTCTGAAGACATTGAAGTAGCTACAACAGGAGGTTGGGGTACTTGGGCTTCGGCAACAGTAAACAATATAGAACTTACTCAAGGACAACATATCCTTAGAGTGTCTTTCCTAGGTGGTGAATTTAACTTAGGTAGAATGACTTTCGGTCGTACTGGAGACCTTTCTTATGATGTTCCTGTAGCTGATGCAGGTGAAGACCAAGTGGTAGATATCTCTGCAGGTAGCTTCAGCTTAGATGGTTCTAACAGTTCAGACCCAGGAAACAACTCATTGACTTATGCATGGACTCAAGTATATGGTGCTAGTGTTATTGAATTTGAAGGTGAAACAACATCTACTCCTACTTTAGGCAACTTAGTAGAAGGTGAGTACCTTGTTCAACTAACAGTAGACAATGGTGAGTATTCAAACAGCGATGTGATTAAATTAATTGTTACTGCTGACGGTAAAATTGCTCCAACAGTACAATTAACTGCTCCGAAAGATGGAGATATGGTTTTTGTTAATTCTTCAATCATGCTAGCTGCAGAAGCTTCTGATATTGATGGAGATGTTAGTTCTGTAGAATTCTTTGTAGATAATGAATCTGTAGGGTCTGTAACTGATCCTTTTGAATTATCATGGACTCCAACGGAAGCAAAAGATTACACTATCTATGCTGTAGCAACAGATAATGATGCTAAAACAAGTACAAGTAAAACATTCACAATTACAGCACAAGAAGCACCTTCTTGCTCTGGAACAAGTGATAATGGCGATTATGATTTTGAATTATCAGACGCTAGTGAAAACCCTACGCTAACATTTATTCCTAATCAATCAGGAATGGGTTCACCAACTTGTATTTTGTTCCTTTCTATCAACGGCGGTGGATATGGTGGTTACAATGCTACGCCAAATGAGCCATTCCAAATTACAGCTGCTAATGGAAGCGAAATCTCATTCTATTATACTTACTCACACCCTGAAGGTGGAGAAAGAAATACATCAGCTACACCGAATACCTTCGTTGTTGGAAGCTGTGTCAGCGAGCCTGTAGACACTACAATTCCAACAATCGAAATTGTTACACCAAATCATGGAGCCTCATACAAAGAGGGAACTAATATTTCAATTTCAGTTACAGCTGCTGATACTGACGGTTCAGTAGCACAAGTCGAATTCTTTGTAGGTGAAAGTTCTATTGGAACAGACACTGAGGCTCCTTATTCTATCAATTGGAGTGTTGTTAAAGGTAAGAGTGTAATCACTGCAGTGGTTACAGATAATGATAACAAAACAGCAACTTCAAAAGAAATAGAAGTAACAGGTACATCAGCCAACTCATGTTATGAAGCAGAAATGGCAAATGGTCACTTCAGTTATTCATTCTCTGGTGAAGCTGAAAATCCAACACTGACGTTCATTCCATTAATTGATGGAATGGGTGATAATGTATTGATCTTATTCTACAAAACTGGTGATGGTGCATACCCTGGTTACAATGCTAAGCCAAACGAGCCATTCCAATTAAATGCTCCTGCTGGAAGTGAAGTATCTTTCTATTACACTTACTCTCACCCAGAAGGTGGTGAAAGAAATACAATTGAAGATATTCAAACATTTACTGTAGGAAGCTGTGGAGATGATGACGAAGGCGATGAACCAACATTAAAGGTTGCAGGTGTAGATAAAGATAAAAGCTATGTGATTGGTCAAGATATTACGCTAACAGCTGAGGTACTAAATGGTAGTACTACAGTTACATCAGTAGAATATTTTGTCAATAACAATAGTGTAGGTAGTGTTTCTGCTGCTCCATATACTTTAAAATGGACTTCTGATGTTAGTGGCGATGTCACTTTCAAAGCAACAGCAACATTTGATGATGCTACCACAGTTACTTCTGAAGAAACAACTGTTTCTATTGGTAATATTACTCCATTTGGAGATACAGCGGCACAGATCCCTGGTACTATCGAGTCTGGTCATTACGATGTATTTGAATTCGGTAACGGACAAAACATCACTTACTTCGACTTGGTAGCTTACAACGAGGGTGATTATAGAAAAGATGAATTTGTAGATGTTGTGTATGGTGAAGATGAAGGGCCAACTATTGGTTGGACAGGTCCTGGTGAATGGTTAAGGTATACTGTAGAGGTTACTACATCAGGAATCTATTCCTTCTCATTCAGGTATGCATCCGATAACTCAGAAAGTAGAGGTCCATTCTACATTGAAGTAGACGGTACTAATATTTCGGGTAATATCTCTGTAGATGCTACAGGCGGATGGAATACTTGGCAAAGTAAAACTGTAGAGGGCTTATCACTTACGAAAGGGGAACATGTAATGAAAGTCTATTTTATTGATGGTGGTTTTAATTTAGGTAAAATGACTTTCGAACTTACAGAAGAAGTAAGTGATAATGCACCTACAGTTACTTTATCAACTACAGATGATCAATCTTCTTTTGAAATAAACAGTGAAGTTGCTTTCACTGCGACAGCAGAAGATGAAGATGGTACAGTAAGCAAAGTAGATTTCTACGTTAATGATGAACTACTTGCTACAGTTACTGAAGCTCCTTATACATTTAACTGGACAGGTGAAGCTGTTGGTGAATATACAGTAAAAGCGATAGCTACAGATAACGACGATCTTACAGGTACAACTCAAGCTGTTATTAATATCGTTGATAGCAGTGTTGGTGAAGAAGATAATATTGCACCAACAATTTCAGTAGCAACATCAGACGAAGTGACAACTTACACATTAGGAGCTACGGTTTCTTATACAATGGATGTAGCAGATACTGATGGTTCTATTGAGAAAGTTGAGGTATATGTAAACGATGAATTAGTAGAAACAATTACAGCTGCTCCATTCGAATTAGATTGGACACCTGATGCATCAGGTACTTATGAAGTTAAAGTAGTTGTAACAGACGATCAGGGAGCAACAGCATCTGCTTCGATCAGTATTATGATTGAGGAAGCTGAAGTAACAAGTCTAGAAGATGAGTTAGTAAAAGTTTCTTATTACCCGAACCCTGTTAGTGATATTCTTGTATTAGATCTTCCTGAACAAGATCAGAACATCAATATCATCAACATTGAAGGTAAATTAATCCGTCAATTATTGCATCAAGGCAATCATGTTGAAGTTGACTTCCAATCTTTAAAATCTGGTATCTACTTTATTCAGATTCAAGGGGAACAACAGTTTAGTCAAATCAAGGTGATTAAACAATAA